The following DNA comes from Anopheles arabiensis isolate DONGOLA chromosome 3, AaraD3, whole genome shotgun sequence.
gatacaacttttgaagctcattttgttcgaagtatCACGTCGGTGTGTCAGTGGTATTGCCTCTGTAACACCTGTATATTGATTTGATAAACAAATTGAATAGAATAACGCGAATCGAAATCAAACAGAATAACGTGAAAGGACCAAGGATACATATATACTTACGTGTTAAATTGTTCTAAGGATTGGTATGAAATTGattacattaaaaatatttaaaaaaggataCATGTTTATTGTGAGCTTCATGTCTTTGTGTAATGTTTGTCCTTACTTTCTGGCTAGCTTTTGTACAATCAATACACGTAAATAACTCATTTATACCGTCAAAAAAACGATGCTTATACCCGGCTAAAATAGTCGAGACTCTAGAAAGCCCGTGAGGTTTTACCTGTTCGTAAGGGGATTGCTTATCCTGATTCATCAAGAATATTGCCTATGTAATCAATCTTCGAAACACCAGAATGAAGTACTTGTTGCTTTTTCGTAAACCTAGGAGCAAAGATAAGTATTCTCTGTTAGGAGGAATCTGAGTAacggtggtgttggtgcaaACTTATCACATGATTTGTTTGATACCTAAGTCACTTATTCCAATCGCTTAGTGCTTCGATTTGTTCGTAGAAGGCACTTGAAATTTTGCATTACATTATATTAAGTCATttttacaaacacacgctACACAGATGAATCATTTCCCCGAGTGAAGATAACAGCGTCATGTATGGTGGGGAAAATGTTAAAGCCTCCTTCTCCTATCGATTCCGCATGCAGCAATGCATCATATACGCAGTCGGCTGGAGTGGCCAAAAGCAGCATTATGCTCAGATTTTCCAAATTGGTTTTAACTTCTGTTAACATTTTACACGCAGCAGTATCAACATGTGGTACGCTACTCAGATCGATAATGACTGTTTTGGTGGACTGTAGACCTGTGGTTTCGCCATTATATCGAGGGACCAGAGAAACATTGGCACGTTGATGAACTTTGGTTTCCTTGTATAGAGCTTTCTTGAAATTAGTCTTGTTCGCAAAGTTAATCGAGCCAGTGTACTTGAATATTTTGATATGTGGAAGCTCTTCCGCTTTTTGGTGGCTTCCAATGTCAACGTAGATGGCAGTGTCTGGAACAGTACCGAGGAGGCTGTAGTACGTTTTCCAGCCTTTGACGTATAAAGAAATCAGAGAAATCACTACCCCTATCAGTAAACCAATGTCAATGTCGATAATGACCACGGAAAGAAAGGTAACACACCAAACGAATAGCTCAAGGCTACCTTCACGGTGGAATTTCTTGATGTGGTATACCTGTATCAGCATGCCTTTCAgggcaacaacaataataccTGCCAGTACACATCTTGGCAAACTTTCGAAATACGGGCCAACCCAAAGTAAGACTACTAGTATTATCATTGAAGAAAAGACGGCCGCTATTTGCGTCTTGCCTCCTGTTTGGTGCTGGATCAGCGATCGAGACAGCGAGCAAGCGGTAGGTATGCAGGAGAATATGGATCCCACAATGTTGGTAAAGCCGAGTGCAACTAGCTCCTGATTGGGGCGCACTTCATAGTTGTCCTTCTGTGCAAAGATCATCCCCATTGACATGACGATCGAGTAACCGACGATAGTTACTGCTATACTATCAACTGCGACGGCCTTTATAAGCGCGAGTGGCGGAAATTCCGGTGCTGGAAGGCtgcaaataatgaaacaaaagttaACAAATATGCAATGCTAGCAGTGGTGCAGTTGTATGCAAATAGAATTTTAATTACCCGGTCGGTATGGAACCAACTAAACCAACATCGAAGTTCGGACCAAGCCCAATAAAGTATGAGGCCACTGTGCCTCCGACCACGGCCATCAATTCCGCTGGCACCGGGAATCGACACTTGGTAGAAAGCCACGGTTTGAAATATTCGTTCATAAATATCATGAACAGAATAACAACCAACGAAGTATAAACGGCCGTAAGGTTTGCGTTCGGTGTTTGATCGATGATGTCGCGTACGGAAAGTATAACTTTGAAGGTACCTTTATATCGTGGTATAGAAACACCTAGCAGATCCTTCAATTGGCTAACCATCACatggacagcagcagccgttgTGAAACCACTCACCAATGGTTCACTCAAGAGCGACGACAGCATTCCCAACCGAGCTGCACTCATGATAAACTAGTAGAAGATATAACGATGACGAGTTAGTTATGGTAGTTCAAACATTTCACAGTAAAAATACTTACATAAAATATACCTGCCACGAAAGATGTGGCTGTTGCTACTTGTATCGGTGTATATATAGCACCAAGCTCCGTCGGAATTAGATCTGGCACTGGTACATCAGTTCCATTGGACTAGAATTATAGttaaattgattgattaattggTACACAAAAACATTGCTCACATTGAATGATATACGTACAGCCAGCGTTGGTATAACGGTTGAGTAGGTCGCTACAATTTTGGCAGTCATTAAACTGGTGACTGCGAACGTTCCCATCGATATATGACGCGACGTGCCGAACACAGCATAAACAAGACTGTGAAAGAAAGCCATGTAGAGTCCTACATTAGCGGCAACGCCCGCCAAGATTCCATACGCCATTCCCTGAGGTATTTGAAGTACAGCGACCGTAAGTCCCGCCGTCATGTCGCTTAGTAGATCGTTCTTGATCGAATACTTCGGAAACCATTGTAATATTGGAAAAAATCCTTTGACTGACGCAAGGCATTTTACGTTTCGTACTGAGGCTCCTATTGAATCAAGAGCTGTGGAATAAAATGAAGCTAGTGCATTAGTGTATTGATCATTACTGCTGCTTGGATTAAGCAATAGGGCAAAGCCGTCCCTAcagaatattaaaaaaaaaaactggtgtTTGGCCTATAATTCTAATCagttggaaattgaaataatagcTTATGTGTTTTGATACATGAAGGGGCGTTTGAGCGGTTTCATGTTTTGCTATTGAAAAAATTGCCCCTTCATTTTACAGAAAGGTCATAATAATTTCAAGAAACACGTAACATGCGATTTTTCTGATTACAAACTAAAGTTGttttttaaaatcattattatgTTAATGACACCGCTCTGTCGCTCTTACTAAACGTTATAAGAGCGACTGAATCAGCGATAAAACTCTACAATATAAATGTATATAATGTCCCGAGTAGGAATCGGATGGAGAGAATATGCCACGTTCAATCATGTACGACATTCTAattattcgaaaaattcgaaaaTGTTAGTGACTCTTACCATACAATTTctatgaaaagtgaaacagtGGCAATTTCAGGCCCGATGTAACGGTCGTACAAATTGATCGTATATTCTATTTTGGAAttcgaaaatataaaacatgtCTTTAAAACGTTTATTGGTCGAATCGTTACGTTATAAGAAAATTATCCTTAATTCAACCATTTTACTGGTGCATTCCACAGGCTACATCAAAtcagtttgtgttttttttgctcatatTTCGATaatatgttttgatttttctatACTTTTTGCTGTCTTCGATATTGCTTTTCTTATTTCCAACCTTAATCAACATAAATTAATAAGGTAAttaataacataaattaataattaaacataTAAAAGTTCATCTATGTACCATGCACTTACaacattgtattgtattgattttaGGACCGAGTTAATCTACATTATTGtttgtaaaaataagaaatgttAGATTTCTACTCAAAATCCATgtttctccaaaaaaaaattccATGGTGGTCTGTTACACATACGCGTATAATGGATAGAAAATTACTAAGACCGATATAGCAGCAaactaaaaatgaagaaaatgtggaataaaatattaagcttaaaggaaaatggaagaaaaataacctAGCAAAAATGGCTGGCGATCCTAAAGCATTCTTCGATGCTATTGAAGTGAGAATTCTCACACACCTTTGTTAATGGTTGAACAATATCATGCAATACAATAAATTAACACAACTTAACAAAACTCTATGTGAAATACTGGAAAATGCAATAATTTGTTGGTAATCCATTTagattgtgctgctgcttcactTCAAGCTATCGTGAACGTGTAGCAGCATCGACCGCTGCTGTGCGTTTGCCATTGATTGTGAATGTGTTATACGCCacataatataatttaattttaactaGGCTCCGTTGAGATTTGAGATGTAACGCTAAAGTTTGAGTGTTAACAGAAAGCGAGTCAAAATGTACTTTATCATGTGTTGCTATCGTCATCCAGCACGATCGTAACACAGTTTCATTTACGTTTTCATGGTATTGAACATGTTGTGCAATTTAAACCGGCCAAATTTAAGCCATTTCAGTatgaaaataattgtaaacaaatctTGTTATGGTATGTCTTTAAGGTTTTGACTATTTCTTTTGCGCCAGCAATTATGTATTCGCTGCCATGACCAAACATCTTTATGCGCACCAGGAATATGTCATTAAGAAACTGTTTATTTGCTCTTATCTTAGGCCACACGTTTAAAAGTACACTTACCAGTAGGCTTTAGCCTTTCGTACTGTGAAAGCTGATTAAAGTCTTCTCTCTGAAGACATTGCCGAGTGACGAGATACGACAGCTCACTGTATTGCGGCTTTTCTTTGGATGTTCTTTCGAAACCACGATTGTTTGGCGGATACATGCAGAAGAACgaaaagaaagtaaacaattaatacatcACATTCGCCTACCGGACGCTCGTTTTCGTACGAGAGTTTTTACTTCGATAAGCACTGGCAGTCCCTGAGAGTTAACAAAATGTTCTACAAACCTGCCATCTTCCAGCGGGGCTTTTTGATTGATCATACTGTTGCCAACTGGTCGCGATGTACTGTAGCTGTTTGGTGttggcgatttttttttcacgacaGAAATCACCGCACCACCGCTGCACGATATCCGTCAGTGATGACGCGACCTCGATTGGCAacgattttcttttcactAGCGTCACGCGAGCCAGTCGAAATCAACAACGAAAAATGCTTCACTTTTTCACACTTGCATAACGTTTCAAAGGGAAGTAACACTTGTAGTTCGTCAACCCAATGCGATCATCATCCACACGATTAGATGTTGATAATAAAggttcgatcgagtttggtTTCAGTACTACTTTGATTTCGACTTCGTTTATATTCGCTTTGTGTCACATATTTCGGTCCAGCAAGAGATGTGATTGAACTTTATCAATTAAAATGCGATGGCGGTTAATTGGAGCCAAACTGAGCAGTTCTTGCTCAGTCGGCGAGGTAGCGATGTTCCAGTTAAAATTCTGATTTCTGACGACGATCAGCTGGCTACTGACACAGCAACTGTTAGAAACGTTCtgaaaaacgaaatgaaatcgCGTTGTATACAATCATTTGTTGAGAGGCCCATGTCGAGAGGCACAGTGAGGTCACCAATCTCTCTCcccagctctctctctctctctctctctctgtatgcGATAACGTGCTAAAAGATAATGCTACAACGGAATACAGTGGTGGCGAACCTATTTAATGTTACATTTAGAGCAAGGACGAGCAACGCTTCCAAACTGCGGGCCAAGTCTGTAAAAATCTTCTTGGACGGGCCATATTTATTAGCAAATTCTGATATCACTAATTAAACATTGATTGCCTACCAAATTTTATTGGCTCATTGTTTCATACGAGAAACCTTGCTCTTTGGGAAGCGTTTAACTATTGCGTGCCATCTGCACATGTGGACGCAAGACATGTATGCTCATTCAAACGCTAAAGCTATTTTATGTTAGAAAACATCAATGCTACAATGtctatgttttatgtttcttctgTCTTCTACCATGATCTCTTGAACGTCGTGCAACTAGGCTTGAAAACATG
Coding sequences within:
- the LOC120903698 gene encoding sulfate transporter; translation: MINQKAPLEDGRTSKEKPQYSELSYLVTRQCLQREDFNQLSQYERLKPTALDSIGASVRNVKCLASVKGFFPILQWFPKYSIKNDLLSDMTAGLTVAVLQIPQGMAYGILAGVAANVGLYMAFFHSLVYAVFGTSRHISMGTFAVTSLMTAKIVATYSTVIPTLASNGTDVPVPDLIPTELGAIYTPIQVATATSFVAGIFYFIMSAARLGMLSSLLSEPLVSGFTTAAAVHVMVSQLKDLLGVSIPRYKGTFKVILSVRDIIDQTPNANLTAVYTSLVVILFMIFMNEYFKPWLSTKCRFPVPAELMAVVGGTVASYFIGLGPNFDVGLVGSIPTGLPAPEFPPLALIKAVAVDSIAVTIVGYSIVMSMGMIFAQKDNYEVRPNQELVALGFTNIVGSIFSCIPTACSLSRSLIQHQTGGKTQIAAVFSSMIILVVLLWVGPYFESLPRCVLAGIIVVALKGMLIQVYHIKKFHREGSLELFVWCVTFLSVVIIDIDIGLLIGVVISLISLYVKGWKTYYSLLGTVPDTAIYVDIGSHQKAEELPHIKIFKYTGSINFANKTNFKKALYKETKVHQRANVSLVPRYNGETTGLQSTKTVIIDLSSVPHVDTAACKMLTEVKTNLENLSIMLLLATPADCVYDALLHAESIGEGGFNIFPTIHDAVIFTRGNDSSV